One window of Burkholderia vietnamiensis LMG 10929 genomic DNA carries:
- a CDS encoding porin yields MKKSLLALVALGAFAGAAHAQSSVTLYGIIDEGFIFNNNAKGGHLYGLASGVMQGSRFGLRGTEDLGGGLKAIFVLENGFDVNSGKLGQGGLMFGRQAYVGLSSQYGTVTLGRQYDSVVDFVGPLEAGDQWGGYIAAHPGDLDNFNNAYRVNNAVKYTSANYGGFTFGGLYSFGGQAGQFSKNQVWSLGAGYNNGPLVLGVGYLNARTPANYGGIFNTGSSDPAASGKPVVSSPVYGTYANSANTYQVIGAGGAYTFGAATIGATYSNTKFKGFSAGQYTNQTATFNNGELNFKYQLTPALILGAAYDYTQGSKIDGNSAAKYHQGSLGVDYFLSKRTDVYVIGVYQHASGNVLDSKGNVVQATAAINGLDASSTSNQVAARVGIRHKF; encoded by the coding sequence ATGAAAAAGTCGCTTCTCGCGCTCGTCGCGCTGGGCGCGTTCGCTGGCGCAGCCCATGCGCAAAGCAGCGTGACCCTTTACGGCATCATCGATGAAGGCTTCATCTTCAACAACAACGCGAAGGGCGGCCATCTGTACGGTCTGGCCAGCGGCGTGATGCAAGGCAGCCGCTTCGGCCTGCGCGGCACCGAAGATCTGGGCGGCGGCCTGAAGGCGATCTTCGTGCTCGAAAATGGTTTCGACGTGAACTCCGGCAAGCTCGGTCAAGGCGGCCTGATGTTCGGTCGTCAGGCTTACGTCGGCCTGTCGAGCCAGTACGGCACGGTCACGCTGGGTCGCCAGTACGACTCCGTCGTCGACTTCGTCGGCCCGCTCGAGGCAGGCGACCAATGGGGCGGCTACATCGCCGCTCACCCGGGCGACCTCGACAACTTCAACAACGCTTACCGTGTGAACAACGCGGTCAAGTACACGAGCGCAAACTACGGCGGCTTCACGTTCGGCGGCTTGTACAGCTTCGGCGGCCAAGCCGGCCAGTTCTCGAAGAATCAGGTCTGGTCGCTCGGCGCGGGCTACAACAACGGCCCGCTGGTCCTGGGCGTCGGCTACCTGAACGCACGTACGCCGGCGAACTACGGCGGCATCTTCAACACCGGCTCGTCCGATCCGGCGGCAAGCGGCAAGCCGGTCGTCTCCTCGCCGGTTTACGGCACGTACGCGAACAGCGCGAACACGTACCAGGTCATCGGCGCGGGCGGTGCATACACGTTCGGCGCGGCAACGATCGGCGCGACGTACTCGAATACGAAGTTCAAGGGCTTCTCGGCCGGTCAATACACGAACCAGACCGCGACGTTCAACAACGGCGAACTCAACTTCAAGTACCAGTTGACCCCGGCGTTGATCCTCGGCGCCGCGTACGACTACACGCAAGGCAGCAAGATCGACGGCAACTCGGCGGCCAAGTATCACCAGGGCTCGCTGGGCGTCGACTACTTCCTGTCGAAGCGCACCGACGTCTACGTGATCGGCGTGTATCAACACGCGTCGGGCAACGTGCTCGATTCGAAGGGCAACGTCGTTCAGGCAACCGCCGCGATCAACGGCCTCGACGCGTCGAGCACCAGCAACCAGGTCGCAGCCCGCGTCGGCATCCGTCACAAGTTCTAA
- a CDS encoding enoyl-CoA hydratase gives MSYENILVETRGRVGLITLNRPKALNALNDALMDELGAALKAFDADDEIGAIVVTGSEKAFAAGADIGMMATYSYMDVYRGDYITRNWETVREIRKPIIAAVAGFALGGGCELAMMCDIIFAADTAKFGQPEIKLGVMPGAGGTQRLPRAVSKAKAMDMCLTARFMDAAEAERAGLVSRVLPADKLLDEAVAAATTIAEFSLPAVMMVKESVNRAYETTLAEGVHFERRLFHSLFATEDQKEGMAAFVEKRKPVFKNR, from the coding sequence ATGTCTTACGAGAACATCCTGGTGGAGACCCGAGGGCGAGTCGGATTGATCACGCTCAACCGTCCGAAGGCGCTCAATGCGCTGAACGATGCGTTGATGGATGAGTTGGGTGCGGCGCTGAAGGCGTTCGACGCAGACGACGAAATCGGCGCGATCGTCGTGACGGGCAGCGAGAAGGCGTTCGCGGCCGGCGCCGACATCGGCATGATGGCCACCTATTCGTATATGGATGTGTACCGCGGCGACTACATCACGCGTAACTGGGAGACCGTCCGCGAGATCCGCAAGCCGATCATTGCGGCCGTGGCGGGGTTTGCGCTCGGTGGCGGCTGCGAACTCGCGATGATGTGCGACATCATCTTCGCGGCCGATACGGCCAAGTTCGGCCAGCCGGAGATCAAGCTGGGCGTGATGCCTGGCGCCGGCGGCACGCAGCGTCTGCCGCGCGCGGTCTCGAAGGCGAAGGCCATGGACATGTGCCTGACTGCACGTTTCATGGATGCGGCCGAAGCCGAGCGCGCCGGGCTCGTGTCGCGTGTGCTGCCGGCCGACAAACTCCTCGACGAAGCGGTTGCGGCTGCGACGACGATCGCCGAGTTTTCGCTGCCGGCAGTCATGATGGTGAAGGAGTCGGTGAATCGCGCGTACGAGACAACGCTGGCCGAGGGCGTCCACTTCGAGCGCCGCCTGTTCCATTCGCTGTTTGCGACGGAAGATCAGAAGGAAGGGATGGCGGCATTCGTCGAGAAGCGGAAGCCGGTATTCAAGAACCGCTGA
- a CDS encoding long-chain fatty acid--CoA ligase codes for MEKIWLKSYPPGVPAEIDASPYPSIPDLLDESFRQYRDRSAFVCMGKRITYGELDALSRHFGAWLQSRGLKRGARVALMMPNVLQYPVAIVAVLRAGYTVVNVNPLYTPRELEHQLKDSGAEAIVILENFASTLQAVIANTGIKHVVVASMGDLLGIKGWLVNYVVRRVKKMVPPWQLPSYTRFNAALSEGARQTFKPPKLAPDDVAFLQYTGGTTGVAKGATLLHRNIVSNVLQAGAWHHPAHEKFPDVKQFITVVALPLYHVFALTVCGFLTMRTGGMGILIPNPRDIGGMIKELKGYQISTIPAVNTLYNALLNHPDFGQLDLSKLAIANGGGMAIQEGVAKRWYEKTHTAIVEGYGLSETSPVATCNPVTATEYSGTIGLPLPSTEIAIRDDAGNDVALGEPGEICIRGPQVMAGYWNRPDETAKVMFPDGFFKTGDIGVMDARGYVKIVDRKKDMILVSGFNVYPNEVEDVVASHPGVFEVAAVGVPDEHSGEAVKLFVVKKDPALTDKDILAYCKERLTGYKRPKLVEFRTELPKTNVGKILRRELRDGRA; via the coding sequence ATGGAAAAAATTTGGCTGAAATCGTACCCACCCGGCGTTCCAGCCGAAATTGACGCGTCCCCCTACCCATCCATCCCGGATCTGCTCGACGAGAGCTTCCGCCAGTATCGTGATCGCAGCGCGTTCGTCTGCATGGGCAAGCGCATCACGTACGGCGAACTCGATGCGCTGTCGCGACATTTCGGCGCGTGGCTGCAGTCGCGCGGGCTGAAGCGCGGCGCGCGCGTCGCGTTGATGATGCCGAACGTGCTGCAATACCCGGTGGCGATCGTCGCGGTGCTTCGCGCCGGCTATACGGTCGTCAACGTCAACCCGCTCTATACGCCACGCGAGCTCGAGCATCAGCTGAAGGACAGCGGCGCAGAGGCGATCGTCATTCTCGAGAACTTCGCGTCGACGCTTCAGGCCGTGATCGCCAACACCGGGATCAAGCATGTCGTCGTCGCATCGATGGGCGACCTGCTGGGCATCAAGGGCTGGCTCGTCAACTATGTCGTGCGGCGCGTAAAGAAGATGGTGCCGCCGTGGCAATTGCCGTCGTATACGCGCTTCAACGCCGCGCTGTCGGAGGGCGCACGGCAGACCTTCAAACCGCCGAAGCTCGCGCCGGACGACGTCGCGTTCCTCCAGTACACGGGCGGCACCACCGGGGTCGCGAAGGGCGCGACGCTGCTGCACCGCAACATCGTGTCGAACGTGCTGCAAGCCGGCGCGTGGCACCATCCGGCGCATGAGAAATTCCCCGACGTGAAGCAGTTCATCACCGTCGTCGCGCTCCCGCTCTATCACGTGTTTGCGCTGACCGTCTGCGGGTTCCTGACCATGCGCACGGGCGGCATGGGCATCCTGATCCCGAACCCGCGCGACATCGGCGGCATGATCAAGGAGCTGAAGGGCTACCAGATCTCGACGATTCCGGCAGTCAACACGTTGTACAACGCGCTGCTGAACCATCCGGATTTCGGCCAGCTCGACCTGTCGAAGCTCGCGATCGCGAACGGCGGTGGGATGGCGATCCAGGAAGGCGTCGCGAAGCGCTGGTACGAAAAAACCCATACGGCGATCGTCGAAGGGTATGGCCTGTCGGAGACGTCGCCGGTGGCGACCTGCAACCCGGTGACGGCCACCGAATACAGCGGGACGATCGGTTTGCCGCTGCCGTCGACCGAGATTGCGATCCGCGACGATGCGGGCAACGACGTCGCGCTCGGCGAGCCGGGCGAGATCTGCATTCGCGGGCCGCAGGTGATGGCCGGCTACTGGAACCGTCCGGATGAAACGGCGAAGGTCATGTTTCCCGACGGCTTCTTCAAGACCGGCGACATCGGCGTGATGGACGCGCGCGGTTACGTGAAGATCGTCGACCGGAAGAAGGACATGATCCTCGTGTCCGGCTTCAACGTGTATCCGAACGAGGTCGAGGACGTGGTGGCGTCGCATCCGGGCGTGTTCGAGGTGGCGGCCGTCGGTGTACCGGACGAACACTCGGGCGAAGCGGTGAAGCTGTTCGTCGTGAAGAAGGACCCGGCGCTCACCGACAAGGACATCCTCGCGTACTGCAAGGAGCGGCTCACCGGCTACAAGCGGCCGAAGCTGGTCGAATTCCGCACGGAACTGCCGAAGACGAACGTCGGAAAGATCCTGCGGCGCGAACTGCGCGACGGCCGCGCGTAA
- the paaN gene encoding phenylacetic acid degradation protein PaaN — MTHALFTKHEDTLKHALAAIESRGYWSPFAEMPSPKVYGESANADGEAAFKAHLGSVFELDQPASGGTVGAEQSPYGIPLDIRYPKSTPDELIAAAAAAQRQWREAGASAWIGVSLEILARLNRASFEIAYSVMHTTGQAFMMAFQAGGPHAQDRALEAVAYAWDELRRIPADAHWEKPQGKNPPLAMHKRYTIVPRGTGLVLGCCTFPTWNGYPGLFADLATGNTVIVKPHPGAILPLAITVRIARDVLREAGFDPNVVTLLATEPNDGALVQDLALRPEIKLIDFTGSTQNGTWLERHAHQAQVYTEKAGVNQIVIDSTDDLKAAAKNIAFSLALYSGQMCTAPQNIYVPRDGIQTADGHASFDDVAQAIAGAVQKLTGDAARSVELIGAIQNEGVSARIDDARKLGRVLADSQTLVHPTFANARVRTPLVMHLDVADRAKFTQEWFGPISFVIATDSTAQSLDLAGEIAAQHGALTLSVYSTDANVLDAAHEAAIRGGVALSINLTGGVFVNQSAAFSDFHGTGANPAANAALADPAFVANRFRVVQSRVHVAPKAAPAEAGHTA; from the coding sequence ATGACCCATGCACTGTTCACGAAGCACGAAGACACGCTGAAACACGCCCTCGCCGCCATCGAGAGCCGCGGGTACTGGAGCCCGTTTGCGGAAATGCCGAGTCCCAAAGTGTACGGGGAAAGCGCGAACGCCGATGGCGAAGCCGCGTTCAAAGCGCATCTCGGCAGCGTGTTCGAGCTCGACCAGCCGGCGTCCGGCGGGACCGTCGGCGCGGAGCAGTCGCCATACGGGATCCCGCTCGACATCCGCTATCCAAAATCGACGCCCGACGAGTTGATCGCCGCGGCAGCCGCGGCCCAACGTCAATGGCGTGAAGCCGGCGCGAGCGCATGGATCGGCGTCAGCCTCGAAATCCTGGCACGGCTGAATCGCGCGAGCTTCGAGATCGCCTACAGCGTGATGCATACGACGGGCCAAGCCTTCATGATGGCATTCCAGGCCGGCGGCCCGCACGCGCAGGATCGCGCGCTCGAAGCGGTCGCCTATGCCTGGGACGAGCTGCGCCGCATCCCCGCCGATGCGCATTGGGAAAAGCCGCAGGGCAAGAACCCGCCGCTCGCGATGCACAAGCGCTATACGATCGTCCCGCGCGGCACCGGCCTCGTGCTCGGCTGCTGCACGTTCCCGACCTGGAATGGCTACCCCGGCCTGTTCGCCGACCTCGCCACCGGCAACACGGTGATCGTCAAGCCGCACCCGGGCGCGATCCTGCCGCTCGCGATCACGGTCCGCATCGCCCGCGACGTGTTGCGCGAAGCCGGCTTCGATCCGAATGTCGTCACGCTGCTCGCGACCGAGCCGAACGACGGCGCGCTCGTGCAGGACCTCGCGCTGCGCCCCGAAATCAAGCTGATCGACTTCACCGGCAGTACGCAGAACGGCACGTGGCTCGAACGCCATGCTCACCAGGCGCAGGTGTACACGGAGAAAGCCGGCGTCAACCAGATCGTGATCGACTCGACCGACGACCTCAAGGCCGCGGCCAAGAACATCGCGTTCTCGCTGGCGCTGTACTCCGGCCAGATGTGCACGGCGCCGCAAAACATCTACGTACCGCGCGACGGCATCCAGACCGCGGATGGCCATGCGAGCTTCGACGACGTCGCCCAGGCCATCGCCGGCGCCGTGCAGAAGCTGACCGGCGACGCTGCACGCTCCGTCGAGCTGATCGGCGCGATCCAGAACGAAGGCGTGAGCGCGCGCATCGACGACGCCCGCAAGCTCGGCCGCGTGCTCGCCGACAGCCAGACGCTCGTGCATCCCACCTTCGCCAACGCTCGCGTGCGCACGCCGCTCGTGATGCACCTCGACGTGGCTGACCGCGCGAAGTTCACGCAGGAGTGGTTCGGCCCGATCTCGTTCGTGATCGCGACCGACTCGACCGCGCAGTCGCTCGATCTCGCCGGCGAGATCGCTGCCCAACACGGCGCGCTGACGCTGTCCGTCTACAGCACCGACGCCAACGTGCTCGACGCTGCGCACGAAGCGGCGATTCGCGGCGGCGTCGCGCTGTCGATCAACCTGACGGGCGGCGTATTCGTCAACCAGTCGGCCGCGTTCTCGGACTTCCACGGCACCGGCGCGAACCCGGCCGCCAACGCGGCACTGGCCGACCCGGCGTTCGTCGCCAACCGGTTCCGCGTCGTGCAAAGCCGAGTGCATGTTGCACCGAAGGCGGCGCCCGCGGAAGCTGGCCATACGGCATAA
- a CDS encoding molybdopterin-containing oxidoreductase family protein encodes MNGATQIARAVCPHDCPDTCAMRVTVENGKAIKVTGDPEHPPTQGVLCTKVSRYADRVHHPDRLTVPLKRIGAKGEGRFAPITWNEAFDEIGRRLGEIAARSPESILPYSYAGTMGLVQGEGIAQRFFHKIGASRLERTICAAAGTAGLRYTYGGNIGMHLEHFEESELILIWGANPIASSLHFWTRAQEAKRRGARLVAIDPYRSLTAEKCHQHIALKPGTDGAFALGMMNVLITENLLDHDYIARHTVGFEALKARALSYPPERVAQICGIDASELIELARRYGATRKASIRLNYGMQRVRGGGNAVRAIASLPALTGAWRDRAGGLLLSSSEFAPIDHAALLRPDLIPGWPHKLPRIINMNAIGDALLHPGDDAFGPKVEAVIVYNSNPVAVAPDSSKVAAGFAREDLFTVVLEHFQTDTVDFADIVLPATTQLEHLDIHKSYGHTYVMANLPAIPPVGEARPNTEIFRGIARSMGLDEPALYHSDEEVAQAALRWDDPTLDSDWNTLKHAGWVKLKLADAPFANGGFRTPSGKCEFHSARLEQMGLDPVPDYLPPYESAEASPELAARYPLAMISPPARHFLNSTFVNVESLRNTEGEPHLDIHPADAESRGIGDGGMVRIFNDRGSMQAVARVTDRARAGLVVGLSIWWKKLSADGRNANEVTSQALTDLGNSATFYDCLVEVERI; translated from the coding sequence ATGAACGGAGCTACCCAGATAGCTCGGGCCGTTTGCCCGCACGATTGTCCCGACACATGCGCGATGCGCGTAACCGTCGAAAACGGCAAGGCAATCAAGGTCACCGGCGACCCCGAGCATCCGCCGACCCAAGGCGTGCTGTGCACGAAAGTCAGCCGATATGCCGATCGCGTTCATCATCCTGACCGTCTGACCGTTCCGCTCAAGCGCATCGGCGCGAAGGGGGAAGGGCGTTTTGCGCCGATCACCTGGAACGAAGCGTTCGACGAGATCGGCCGCCGCCTCGGCGAAATCGCCGCGCGCTCGCCGGAGTCGATCCTGCCGTACAGCTATGCGGGAACGATGGGCCTCGTGCAGGGCGAAGGCATTGCTCAACGGTTCTTCCACAAAATCGGCGCGTCGCGGCTCGAGCGCACAATCTGCGCGGCGGCCGGCACGGCAGGGCTGCGCTACACGTATGGCGGAAATATCGGCATGCACCTCGAACATTTCGAGGAAAGCGAGCTGATCCTCATCTGGGGCGCCAATCCAATTGCGTCGAGTCTGCATTTCTGGACACGCGCGCAGGAAGCCAAGCGTCGCGGGGCGCGCCTGGTCGCGATCGATCCGTATCGCTCGTTGACTGCGGAGAAGTGTCATCAGCACATCGCGCTGAAGCCGGGCACCGACGGCGCGTTCGCCTTGGGCATGATGAATGTGCTAATTACCGAGAACCTGCTCGATCACGACTACATCGCGCGCCATACGGTCGGCTTCGAGGCGCTGAAGGCGCGAGCGCTGTCCTATCCGCCCGAACGCGTCGCCCAAATTTGCGGGATCGACGCGTCGGAACTGATCGAGCTCGCGCGCCGCTACGGCGCGACGCGCAAGGCATCGATTCGCCTCAATTACGGCATGCAGCGCGTGCGCGGCGGCGGCAATGCAGTGCGTGCAATCGCATCCCTGCCCGCACTCACGGGCGCATGGCGCGATCGGGCCGGCGGGCTGTTGCTGTCGTCGTCGGAATTCGCGCCGATCGATCATGCCGCCTTGTTGCGCCCGGATCTCATCCCCGGCTGGCCGCACAAGTTGCCGCGCATCATCAACATGAACGCGATTGGCGACGCGTTGCTGCATCCGGGCGACGATGCCTTCGGGCCGAAGGTGGAAGCGGTGATCGTCTACAACTCGAACCCGGTGGCCGTCGCGCCGGACTCGTCGAAGGTAGCAGCGGGGTTCGCGCGCGAGGACCTGTTCACAGTCGTTCTGGAGCACTTCCAGACGGATACAGTCGATTTCGCCGACATTGTGCTGCCCGCGACGACGCAACTCGAGCATCTCGACATCCACAAATCGTATGGTCACACCTACGTGATGGCGAACCTGCCCGCGATCCCGCCGGTCGGCGAGGCGCGGCCGAACACGGAGATTTTCCGCGGCATCGCGCGCAGCATGGGGCTCGACGAGCCGGCGCTCTATCACAGCGACGAAGAAGTCGCTCAGGCGGCGCTCCGCTGGGACGACCCGACGCTCGATAGCGACTGGAACACCTTGAAGCACGCGGGCTGGGTGAAGCTCAAGCTCGCGGATGCGCCGTTTGCAAACGGCGGCTTCCGCACGCCGTCCGGAAAATGCGAGTTCCACAGCGCGCGACTCGAGCAAATGGGCCTGGATCCGGTGCCGGATTATCTGCCGCCGTACGAGTCGGCCGAGGCGTCGCCGGAACTGGCCGCGCGTTACCCGCTCGCGATGATTTCGCCGCCGGCCCGTCACTTCCTGAACAGCACGTTCGTCAACGTCGAGAGCCTGCGCAACACGGAAGGCGAGCCGCACCTCGACATCCATCCCGCGGACGCCGAGTCGCGCGGCATCGGCGATGGCGGCATGGTGCGAATCTTCAACGACCGCGGCTCGATGCAGGCCGTCGCGAGGGTCACGGATCGTGCGCGCGCGGGGCTGGTCGTGGGCTTGTCGATCTGGTGGAAGAAGTTGTCCGCGGACGGCCGAAACGCAAATGAAGTGACGAGTCAGGCGCTGACCGATCTCGGCAATTCGGCGACGTTTTACGATTGCCTGGTAGAAGTAGAACGGATTTGA
- the pcaF gene encoding 3-oxoadipyl-CoA thiolase: MTDAYICDAIRTPIGRYGGALKDVRADDLGAVPISALIERNRDVDWTALDDVIYGCANQAGEDNRNVARMSALLAGLPSAVPGTTLNRLCGSGMDAVGTAARAIKAGEARLMIAGGVESMTRAPFVIGKAASAFARQADIFDTTIGWRFVNPLMKQRYGVDSMPETAENVAVDYDISRADQDLFALRSQQKAARAQQDGTLAAEIVAVTIPQKKGDAVVVSRDEHPRETSLDALAKLKGVVRPDGSVTAGNASGVNDGACALLLANAQAADQYGLRRRARVVGMATAGVEPRVMGIGPAPATQKLLRQLGMSIDQFDVIELNEAFASQGLAVLRMLGVADDDPRVNPNGGAIALGHPLGASGARLVTTALHQLERIGGRFALCTMCIGVGQGIAIAIERV, translated from the coding sequence ATGACCGACGCCTACATCTGCGACGCGATTCGCACCCCCATCGGCCGCTACGGCGGCGCCCTGAAAGACGTTCGAGCCGACGATCTCGGCGCGGTGCCGATCAGCGCGCTGATCGAACGTAACCGCGACGTCGACTGGACCGCGCTCGACGACGTGATCTACGGTTGCGCGAACCAGGCCGGCGAAGACAACCGCAACGTCGCGCGCATGTCGGCGCTGCTCGCCGGCCTGCCGAGCGCCGTGCCCGGCACGACGCTGAACCGGCTGTGCGGCTCCGGCATGGACGCCGTCGGCACGGCCGCGCGCGCGATCAAGGCCGGCGAGGCGCGCCTGATGATCGCGGGCGGCGTCGAAAGCATGACGCGCGCGCCGTTCGTGATAGGCAAGGCCGCCAGCGCGTTCGCCCGCCAGGCCGACATATTCGACACGACGATCGGCTGGCGTTTCGTCAATCCGCTGATGAAGCAGCGATACGGCGTCGATTCGATGCCGGAGACGGCCGAGAACGTCGCGGTCGATTACGACATCAGCCGCGCCGACCAGGATCTGTTCGCGTTGCGCAGCCAGCAGAAGGCCGCGCGTGCGCAGCAGGACGGCACGCTCGCGGCGGAAATAGTCGCGGTGACGATTCCGCAGAAGAAGGGCGACGCCGTCGTCGTGTCACGGGACGAGCACCCGCGCGAAACGTCGCTCGACGCGCTTGCCAAGCTCAAGGGCGTCGTCCGTCCCGACGGCTCGGTGACGGCCGGCAACGCGTCCGGCGTCAACGACGGCGCCTGCGCGCTGCTGCTCGCCAACGCGCAGGCCGCCGATCAATACGGGCTGCGCCGCCGCGCACGCGTCGTCGGCATGGCGACGGCCGGCGTCGAGCCGCGCGTGATGGGGATCGGTCCGGCGCCCGCGACGCAGAAGCTGTTGCGTCAGCTCGGCATGTCGATCGACCAGTTCGACGTGATCGAACTGAACGAAGCATTCGCGTCGCAAGGTCTTGCGGTGCTGCGCATGCTCGGGGTCGCCGACGACGATCCGCGCGTGAACCCGAACGGCGGTGCGATCGCGCTCGGCCATCCGCTCGGCGCATCGGGCGCCCGGCTGGTGACCACCGCGCTTCATCAACTGGAGCGCATCGGCGGCCGCTTCGCGCTCTGCACGATGTGCATCGGCGTCGGCCAGGGCATCGCGATCGCGATCGAACGCGTGTAA
- the paaG gene encoding 2-(1,2-epoxy-1,2-dihydrophenyl)acetyl-CoA isomerase PaaG — protein MSYDAIQLEFDRAANVATVTLNRPDKLNSFTRAMHRELQAALDEVEKAGARALILTGAGRGFCAGQDLADLDFTPGASTDLGALIDEHFNPLIRRLQRMPIPVIAAVNGTAAGAGANLALACDLVFAARSSSFIQAFVKIGLVPDSGGTWFLPQRIGMARALGLALTGDKLGAEQAEQWGLIWRAVDDDTLAASVRQVANQLAQQPTLAIASIKQSMRDSISNTLDQQLDVERDLQRKLGQSYDYSEGVKAFIEKRAPRFEGR, from the coding sequence ATGTCATATGACGCGATCCAGCTGGAGTTCGATCGGGCCGCGAACGTGGCCACGGTCACCCTCAACCGTCCGGACAAGCTGAACAGCTTCACGCGCGCGATGCATCGCGAATTGCAGGCCGCGCTCGATGAGGTCGAGAAAGCCGGCGCCCGCGCGCTGATCCTGACCGGCGCGGGCCGCGGCTTCTGCGCGGGCCAGGACCTTGCCGATCTCGACTTCACGCCCGGCGCTTCGACCGATCTGGGCGCGCTGATCGACGAGCATTTCAATCCGCTGATCCGTCGCCTGCAGCGCATGCCGATTCCGGTCATCGCGGCCGTGAACGGCACGGCCGCCGGCGCGGGCGCGAACCTGGCGCTCGCGTGCGACCTGGTGTTCGCCGCCCGCTCGAGCAGCTTCATCCAGGCGTTCGTGAAGATCGGCCTCGTGCCCGACTCGGGCGGCACGTGGTTCCTGCCGCAGCGCATCGGCATGGCGCGCGCGCTCGGATTGGCACTGACAGGCGACAAACTCGGCGCCGAGCAGGCCGAGCAATGGGGCTTGATCTGGCGCGCGGTCGACGACGATACGCTTGCCGCGTCGGTCCGTCAGGTCGCTAACCAGCTCGCCCAGCAGCCGACGCTCGCGATCGCATCGATCAAGCAATCGATGCGCGACAGCATCAGCAACACGCTCGACCAGCAACTCGACGTCGAGCGCGACCTGCAGCGCAAGCTCGGCCAGTCGTACGACTATTCGGAAGGCGTCAAGGCGTTCATCGAGAAGCGCGCGCCGCGCTTCGAGGGGCGTTGA
- the paaI gene encoding hydroxyphenylacetyl-CoA thioesterase PaaI, with translation MTAALHPLDPDALARATAQAMYETDACSRAFGMEIAEVRAGYARLHMRVRPEFLNGHQTCHGGIIFTLADSTFAFACNSYNLNTVAAGCSIEYLRPVHGNDVLTAEATEQTRSGRHGIYDVRVMNQAGETVAMFRGKSAQIKGTVLPEDR, from the coding sequence ATGACAGCCGCCCTTCACCCACTCGACCCCGATGCGCTCGCGCGCGCGACTGCGCAGGCCATGTACGAGACGGACGCCTGCAGCCGTGCGTTCGGCATGGAAATCGCCGAGGTGCGCGCCGGCTACGCACGTCTGCACATGCGCGTGCGGCCGGAATTCCTGAACGGGCATCAGACCTGCCACGGCGGCATCATCTTCACGCTCGCCGACTCGACGTTCGCGTTCGCATGCAATTCGTACAACCTGAATACCGTTGCGGCCGGCTGCTCGATCGAGTACCTGCGGCCGGTCCACGGCAACGACGTGCTGACGGCCGAGGCAACCGAGCAGACGCGCAGCGGCCGGCACGGCATCTACGACGTGCGCGTCATGAATCAGGCCGGCGAGACCGTCGCGATGTTTCGCGGCAAGTCGGCGCAAATCAAGGGCACGGTGCTGCCTGAAGATCGCTGA